One genomic segment of Amycolatopsis sp. WQ 127309 includes these proteins:
- a CDS encoding PadR family transcriptional regulator, which yields MKRRKVGNLLGLAVLSVVLERPMHPYEMAAVLKYRGKEADLPIKWGSLYTVVANLQKHGFLEAVGSVKDGGRPERTVYRITKAGHEEFEDWVRELVGTVEREPPRFQSGLSMMGVLGPDQTVSLLRQRIEQLEDHVEAQRASLEQLRPMMPRLFLVEVEYDLAMTLAEVEWTRAFLGELTSGAVPGIEAWRRYYETGELPADLGELVEKEK from the coding sequence ATGAAGCGACGGAAGGTCGGCAACCTGCTCGGGCTGGCCGTGCTGTCCGTCGTGCTGGAACGCCCGATGCACCCCTACGAGATGGCGGCCGTGCTCAAGTACCGCGGCAAGGAAGCCGACCTGCCGATCAAGTGGGGCTCGCTCTACACGGTCGTCGCGAACCTCCAGAAGCACGGCTTCCTCGAGGCCGTCGGCAGCGTCAAGGACGGCGGCCGGCCCGAGCGGACCGTCTACCGGATCACGAAGGCCGGGCACGAGGAGTTCGAGGACTGGGTCCGCGAGCTCGTCGGCACGGTCGAACGGGAGCCGCCGCGGTTCCAGTCCGGGCTGTCGATGATGGGCGTTCTCGGCCCGGACCAGACGGTCAGCCTGCTGCGGCAGCGCATCGAGCAGCTCGAAGACCACGTCGAGGCGCAACGGGCGTCGCTCGAGCAGCTGCGTCCGATGATGCCGCGGCTGTTCCTGGTGGAGGTCGAGTACGACCTGGCGATGACGCTCGCCGAAGTGGAGTGGACCAGGGCCTTCCTGGGCGAGCTGACCAGTGGCGCCGTGCCCGGCATCGAGGCCTGGCGGCGTTACTACGAGACCGGTGAACTCCCTGCTGACCTGGGGGAGCTCGTGGAAAAAGAGAAGTAG
- a CDS encoding class I SAM-dependent methyltransferase has product METTRKHKVPEMEGRQARWYAKNRGTEAQLKQYRRQAAEVVAGLAAGAEILEVAPGPGFFAIELAKLGFRVTGLDISHTMVEIALEEAARAGMAVDFRQGDVTRAPFADESFDLLVCQAAFKNFRQPVTALNEMHRVLRPGGFAVIHDLNHQATGADIQREVDSMDVGVLSGFTVRQTLGWLRRRAFTPAQFEELAAESEFGGCSVTQAGIGLEVRLTR; this is encoded by the coding sequence ATGGAAACGACCCGCAAGCACAAAGTGCCCGAGATGGAGGGCCGTCAGGCTCGCTGGTACGCCAAGAACCGGGGGACCGAGGCGCAGCTGAAGCAGTACCGGCGGCAGGCGGCGGAAGTGGTGGCCGGGCTGGCGGCCGGCGCCGAGATCCTGGAGGTGGCGCCCGGTCCCGGGTTCTTCGCCATCGAGCTGGCGAAGCTCGGCTTCCGCGTCACCGGGCTCGACATCAGCCACACGATGGTCGAGATCGCGCTCGAAGAGGCCGCGCGCGCCGGGATGGCCGTCGACTTCCGGCAGGGCGACGTCACGAGGGCGCCGTTCGCCGACGAGTCGTTCGACCTGCTGGTCTGCCAGGCCGCGTTCAAGAACTTCCGGCAGCCGGTGACGGCGTTGAACGAGATGCACCGGGTGCTGCGGCCGGGCGGGTTCGCGGTGATCCACGACCTGAACCACCAGGCCACCGGCGCCGACATCCAGCGTGAGGTCGACTCGATGGACGTGGGCGTGCTCAGCGGCTTCACCGTGCGGCAGACGCTCGGCTGGCTGCGGCGCCGCGCGTTCACCCCGGCGCAGTTCGAGGAGCTGGCCGCCGAAAGCGAGTTCGGCGGCTGCTCGGTCACCCAGGCCGGCATCGGCCTGGAGGTCCGTCTCACCCGCTGA
- a CDS encoding SDR family NAD(P)-dependent oxidoreductase, with the protein MQITDTAALVTGGASGLGGATAKALAAKGARVFALDLAASIEKAEQVDGITYVEADVTDVDQVEAAVATAAGSGVPLRTVVNCAGIGPSARILSKKGRHDLALYAKVVQINLIGSFNVLTVAAEAIAKTEPLEDDARGVIINTASIAAFDGQIGQVAYASSKGGIVGMTLPAARDLASQGIRVLTIAPGIVDTPMLATVSDDFRASLAAGVPFPKRLARPDEYAQLALSLIDHDYLNGEVVRMDGSLRMAPR; encoded by the coding sequence ATGCAGATCACCGACACCGCGGCGCTCGTCACCGGGGGTGCGTCCGGCCTCGGCGGGGCGACGGCGAAGGCCCTCGCGGCCAAGGGCGCGCGGGTGTTCGCACTCGACCTCGCCGCCTCGATCGAGAAGGCCGAGCAGGTCGACGGCATCACCTACGTCGAGGCCGACGTGACCGACGTCGACCAGGTCGAGGCCGCCGTCGCGACCGCCGCCGGCTCGGGGGTGCCGCTGCGGACCGTCGTGAACTGCGCCGGCATCGGGCCGTCCGCGCGGATCCTGTCCAAGAAGGGCCGCCACGACCTCGCGCTCTACGCGAAGGTCGTCCAGATCAACCTGATCGGCAGCTTCAACGTGCTCACGGTCGCGGCCGAGGCGATCGCGAAGACCGAGCCGCTCGAAGACGACGCCCGCGGCGTCATCATCAACACCGCGTCCATCGCCGCCTTCGACGGCCAGATCGGGCAGGTCGCCTACGCGTCGTCCAAGGGCGGCATCGTCGGCATGACCCTGCCCGCGGCCCGCGACCTGGCCTCGCAGGGCATCCGCGTGCTGACCATCGCACCCGGCATCGTCGACACCCCGATGCTCGCCACCGTCAGCGACGACTTCCGCGCGTCGCTCGCCGCCGGCGTCCCGTTCCCCAAGCGCCTCGCGCGCCCGGACGAGTACGCGCAGCTCGCGCTGTCCCTGATCGACCACGACTACCTCAACGGCGAAGTCGTCCGCATGGACGGCTCCCTGCGCATGGCCCCGCGCTGA
- a CDS encoding UDP-glucose/GDP-mannose dehydrogenase family protein — protein MTPARIVVVGTGYVGLTTGACLASLGHYVTCVDVDRAKVSRLRAGRVDILEPGLAELVGRGVAAGRLQFVVGARDAVRDAEAVFLCVPTPMGAGGSADLRAVEAVVAEIGDVLPDGCALVTKSTVPVGTAQRIEAMLGRTGVPVVSNPEFLREGTAVADFLGPDRIVVGSDDLAAARWVGELYADLAAPVVVSDAASAELVKYAANCYLALKLSYVNSIAELCERLGADIDLVTEGMGHDRRIGRTFLKPGPGWGGSCLPKDTSALVKVAESVNYDFKMLTSAIDENIAQRDRIVAKIAGAVGGTLAGARIGVLGLAFKAGTNDLRDSPALAVCSVLGALGAELIAYDPAVGSELPGMTVVDDAYQVAKDADVVVVLTEWAEFKRLDWAAMAELMDGVDVVDTRNLLDPRVIVDAGLSWQGVGRPRAAARIKVS, from the coding sequence ATGACGCCTGCTCGGATCGTGGTGGTGGGAACGGGTTACGTCGGACTGACCACGGGCGCTTGCCTGGCCAGCCTGGGGCATTACGTCACGTGCGTGGACGTCGACCGCGCGAAGGTGTCGAGACTGCGTGCCGGGCGCGTGGACATCCTCGAACCGGGCCTGGCCGAGCTGGTCGGCCGCGGCGTCGCGGCCGGACGGCTCCAGTTCGTCGTCGGTGCGCGGGACGCCGTCCGTGACGCCGAAGCCGTGTTCCTCTGCGTCCCGACGCCGATGGGGGCCGGCGGCTCCGCGGACCTGCGCGCGGTGGAGGCGGTGGTCGCCGAGATCGGCGACGTCCTGCCCGACGGGTGCGCGCTGGTCACCAAGTCGACCGTGCCGGTCGGCACGGCGCAGCGGATCGAGGCGATGCTGGGCCGCACCGGCGTCCCGGTGGTGTCGAACCCCGAGTTCCTGCGCGAGGGCACCGCGGTCGCGGACTTCCTGGGCCCGGACCGGATCGTCGTCGGCTCGGACGACCTCGCCGCCGCGCGCTGGGTCGGCGAGCTGTACGCCGACCTCGCGGCGCCGGTCGTCGTCTCCGACGCGGCGAGCGCGGAGCTCGTGAAGTACGCCGCGAACTGCTACCTCGCGCTCAAGCTGTCCTACGTGAACTCGATCGCCGAGCTGTGCGAGCGCCTCGGCGCGGACATCGACCTCGTCACCGAGGGCATGGGCCACGACCGGCGGATCGGGCGGACGTTCCTCAAGCCCGGCCCGGGCTGGGGCGGCTCGTGCCTGCCGAAGGACACCAGCGCGCTGGTCAAGGTGGCCGAGTCGGTGAACTACGACTTCAAGATGCTGACGTCGGCCATCGACGAGAACATCGCCCAGCGCGACCGGATCGTCGCGAAGATCGCCGGCGCGGTCGGCGGCACGCTCGCCGGGGCCCGGATCGGCGTGCTGGGCCTGGCCTTCAAGGCGGGCACCAACGACCTGCGCGACTCGCCGGCGCTCGCCGTGTGCTCGGTGCTGGGCGCGCTCGGCGCCGAGCTGATCGCCTACGACCCGGCGGTCGGCAGCGAGCTGCCCGGGATGACCGTGGTCGACGACGCCTACCAGGTCGCGAAGGACGCGGACGTCGTCGTCGTGCTGACCGAGTGGGCCGAGTTCAAGCGCCTCGACTGGGCCGCGATGGCCGAGCTGATGGACGGCGTCGACGTCGTCGACACGCGCAACCTGCTGGACCCGCGGGTGATCGTCGACGCGGGGCTGTCCTGGCAGGGTGTCGGCCGGCCGCGGGCGGCGGCGCGAATCAAGGTTTCCTGA
- a CDS encoding VOC family protein, producing MIVPSRNNRESAEFLAHLLGLEVGEEWGPFIPVEVRNGVRLDFATIPEQDLRLQHYCFLIPEDDFDAVFARLVETGVTYHADPMGKQVGEINHNHGGRGVYFLDPGGNGMEIITQPYEPERQRPASW from the coding sequence TTGATCGTCCCGTCCCGGAACAACCGGGAATCCGCCGAATTCCTGGCGCACCTGCTCGGCCTCGAGGTCGGGGAGGAATGGGGCCCGTTCATCCCGGTCGAGGTCCGCAACGGCGTCCGCCTGGACTTCGCGACCATCCCCGAGCAGGACCTCCGCCTGCAGCACTACTGTTTCCTGATCCCGGAGGACGACTTCGACGCCGTCTTCGCGCGGCTCGTCGAAACCGGCGTGACCTACCACGCCGATCCGATGGGCAAGCAGGTCGGCGAAATCAACCACAACCACGGCGGCCGTGGCGTCTATTTCCTCGATCCCGGCGGGAACGGGATGGAAATCATCACGCAGCCGTACGAGCCGGAGCGGCAACGCCCGGCTTCCTGGTAG
- a CDS encoding gamma-glutamyltransferase family protein has protein sequence MFTTRPELAGTFGMVASTHWLASATGMAVLEDGGNAFDAAVAAGFVLQVAEPHLCGPAGQVPGIFVTAGDPTPRALASQGPSPAAATPGHFADLGLDLIPGSGLLPATVPGAWDGWLLLLRDYGTKSLREVLRYAIGYARNGTPLVSRVGDTIRAVEGLFVEHWPTSAALWLPDGKPAAGLHKNPALADTWERLLREAEAVSGREAQLDAGRRAWSQGFVAEAIDAFSRTAFRDDSGRDHAGLLTGEDLASWSASYEDPVSVDVDDWRLVKLGGWTQGPALLQQALLLHGFRDELSFVDGVASERTVHLSVEAAKLAFADREAWYGDTDVPLDVLLSASYTDARRALITDTASADLRPGDARGPARLPAILDSLQGVRAEGGATGEPTVGPQGQTRGDTVHLDVVDAAGNLVSLTPSGGWLQSSPTIPELGFCLDSRGQMFWLEQGLPNSLAPGKRPRITLSPSLALRDGVPTLAFGTPGGDQQDQWQLCFWLAHVYGGLNLQEAIDAPAWHTTAFPSSFYPRSWNPRELVVESRLGAATLDGLRNRGHELIDAGDWALGRLAAVSRSEGVLRAGANARGMQGYAAGR, from the coding sequence ATGTTCACGACGAGGCCCGAGCTGGCCGGCACCTTCGGGATGGTCGCGTCGACGCACTGGCTGGCTTCGGCCACCGGGATGGCGGTGCTGGAGGACGGCGGCAACGCGTTCGACGCGGCGGTCGCCGCCGGGTTCGTCCTGCAGGTCGCCGAGCCGCACCTGTGCGGGCCGGCGGGCCAGGTGCCCGGCATCTTCGTGACGGCGGGCGACCCGACACCCCGCGCGCTCGCGAGCCAGGGCCCGTCGCCCGCGGCCGCGACGCCCGGGCACTTCGCCGACCTGGGTCTCGACCTGATCCCGGGCAGCGGCCTGCTCCCGGCGACCGTCCCGGGCGCCTGGGACGGCTGGCTCCTCCTGCTTCGCGACTACGGCACGAAGTCGCTTCGCGAGGTGCTGCGCTACGCGATCGGCTACGCGCGCAACGGCACGCCGCTGGTCTCGCGGGTCGGCGACACGATCCGCGCCGTCGAAGGGCTGTTCGTCGAGCACTGGCCGACGTCGGCGGCGCTCTGGCTGCCGGACGGCAAGCCCGCGGCGGGCCTGCACAAGAACCCCGCGCTGGCGGACACGTGGGAGCGTCTCCTGCGTGAGGCCGAGGCCGTCTCCGGCCGCGAAGCGCAGCTCGACGCCGGCCGTCGTGCCTGGTCGCAAGGGTTTGTCGCCGAAGCGATCGACGCGTTCAGCCGCACGGCGTTCCGCGACGACTCGGGCCGCGACCACGCGGGCCTGCTCACCGGCGAAGACCTCGCGTCGTGGTCGGCGAGCTACGAAGACCCCGTCTCGGTGGACGTCGACGACTGGCGCCTGGTCAAGCTGGGCGGCTGGACGCAGGGCCCGGCGTTGTTGCAGCAGGCGTTGCTGCTGCACGGTTTCCGCGACGAGCTGTCCTTTGTGGACGGAGTGGCGTCGGAGCGCACGGTGCACCTGTCGGTCGAAGCGGCGAAGCTCGCCTTCGCGGACCGCGAGGCCTGGTACGGCGACACCGACGTCCCGCTGGACGTGCTGCTCTCGGCGTCGTACACCGACGCCCGGCGCGCGTTGATCACCGACACGGCGTCCGCGGACCTGCGGCCCGGCGACGCCCGCGGGCCCGCCCGGCTCCCGGCGATCCTGGACTCGCTGCAGGGCGTGCGTGCGGAAGGTGGCGCGACGGGCGAGCCGACGGTCGGTCCCCAGGGCCAGACCCGCGGCGACACGGTCCACCTCGACGTCGTCGACGCGGCGGGCAACCTGGTGTCGCTGACGCCGTCCGGCGGCTGGCTGCAGTCCAGCCCGACGATCCCCGAGCTGGGCTTCTGCCTCGACTCGCGCGGCCAGATGTTCTGGCTGGAGCAGGGCCTGCCGAACTCCCTGGCCCCGGGCAAGCGCCCGCGCATCACGCTGTCGCCGTCGCTGGCGCTACGTGACGGCGTCCCGACGCTGGCGTTCGGCACCCCGGGTGGTGACCAGCAGGACCAGTGGCAGCTGTGCTTCTGGCTCGCCCACGTCTACGGCGGCCTGAACCTCCAGGAGGCGATCGACGCGCCGGCCTGGCACACGACGGCGTTCCCCAGCTCGTTCTACCCGCGCTCGTGGAACCCGCGCGAGCTGGTGGTCGAGTCGCGCCTGGGCGCGGCCACCCTGGACGGTTTGCGAAACCGCGGCCACGAGCTGATCGACGCCGGCGACTGGGCGCTGGGCCGTCTCGCGGCGGTCTCCCGGTCCGAAGGCGTGCTCCGCGCGGGGGCCAACGCCCGCGGCATGCAGGGGTACGCGGCGGGCCGGTAG
- a CDS encoding RNA polymerase sigma factor: MTEPRVQPDPAFALLGLYETALPEVYGYLLSRCGDRTLAEELTSETFLGAVAACRKEYAPPVSTGWLIGVARHKLADHWRRKEREERGLRLVHDSEPDVEDPWDEQLDALRARQVLGSLGPHHQAALTLRYVDGLGVPEVAGHLGRSVHATEALLVRARAAFRRSYEKGGRDA; this comes from the coding sequence GTGACGGAACCTCGGGTGCAACCGGACCCGGCCTTCGCGCTGCTCGGGCTCTACGAGACCGCGCTGCCGGAGGTCTACGGGTACCTGCTGTCCCGGTGCGGTGACCGGACGCTCGCCGAGGAGCTCACTTCCGAGACCTTCCTCGGGGCGGTCGCCGCCTGTCGCAAGGAGTACGCACCGCCAGTGAGCACCGGGTGGCTGATCGGCGTCGCCCGGCACAAGCTCGCCGACCACTGGCGGCGCAAAGAACGTGAGGAACGCGGACTGCGCCTGGTTCACGACAGTGAGCCGGACGTCGAGGATCCCTGGGACGAGCAGCTCGACGCGTTGCGCGCGCGACAGGTGCTCGGATCCCTCGGGCCCCACCACCAAGCGGCCCTGACCCTGCGCTACGTCGACGGCCTCGGCGTCCCCGAGGTCGCCGGCCACCTGGGCCGCAGCGTGCACGCCACCGAGGCGCTGCTCGTGCGGGCCCGCGCCGCGTTCCGGCGTTCCTACGAGAAGGGGGGTCGCGATGCCTGA
- a CDS encoding VOC family protein, which yields MPEPFDALRRPSDRVDPDPDFAAELRDNLRRVILNGADMTTTETPATTAELRSLTPYLAVSDARAALDFYVDVFGATRRGEPYLMDDGRIGHAELAIGDAVLMLAEEYPEIGHVTAEGGASVRVEVPDPDVSVTRALELGATLIRAVSDSPYGRGGSFRDPFGQRWLVSQSVPKPEPQPQPGESMYFTFQVPDAEPAKAFYGAVLGWQFTPGSVEGAWNLEGDGRPGGLWGGPGRQIGWKLMFAVDDLEAALTRVRDQGGQAGEVENHPYGFTADCTDNQGIEFWLWEQPGS from the coding sequence ATGCCTGAGCCGTTCGACGCGCTCCGCCGGCCCTCCGACCGGGTCGACCCCGACCCGGACTTCGCCGCCGAACTGCGCGACAACCTGCGTCGCGTGATCTTGAACGGAGCCGACATGACCACCACCGAGACACCGGCGACGACCGCCGAACTGCGGTCGCTGACGCCTTACCTCGCCGTGTCCGACGCCCGCGCCGCGCTCGACTTCTACGTCGACGTCTTCGGCGCGACCCGGCGCGGTGAGCCGTACCTGATGGACGACGGCCGGATCGGGCACGCCGAGCTGGCCATCGGTGACGCCGTGCTGATGCTCGCCGAGGAGTACCCGGAGATCGGGCACGTCACTGCCGAGGGTGGCGCGTCGGTGCGGGTCGAGGTGCCGGACCCGGACGTCAGCGTCACCCGCGCCCTCGAACTCGGCGCGACGCTGATCCGCGCGGTGAGCGACTCGCCGTACGGCCGCGGCGGCTCGTTCCGCGACCCGTTCGGCCAGCGCTGGCTGGTGTCGCAGAGCGTCCCGAAGCCGGAACCGCAGCCCCAGCCGGGCGAGTCGATGTACTTCACGTTCCAGGTCCCGGACGCCGAACCCGCGAAGGCGTTCTACGGCGCGGTGCTCGGCTGGCAGTTCACCCCCGGCTCGGTCGAAGGCGCCTGGAACCTCGAGGGCGACGGCCGGCCTGGCGGCCTGTGGGGCGGGCCCGGCCGCCAGATCGGCTGGAAGCTGATGTTCGCGGTGGACGACCTGGAAGCCGCGCTCACCCGGGTGCGTGACCAGGGCGGCCAAGCGGGCGAAGTCGAGAACCACCCGTACGGCTTCACGGCGGACTGCACCGACAACCAGGGCATCGAGTTCTGGCTCTGGGAGCAGCCGGGCAGCTGA
- a CDS encoding MFS transporter: MTTTQLAPSTPGAPATPGLTPAGLVTVLLGAALPIIDFFIVNVALPTIDADLHASTATLELVVAAYGIAYAVLLVVGGRLGDSFGRRRLFFAGLWLFTLTSLACGIAPTATTLVIARAAQGAASALLLPQVLSIIQATTSGEERSRALGLFGATGGLSTVVGQLAGGALVAANLFGTGWRPIFLVNVPIGLVVLLLARRLPESRAHNPLGVDRLGTTLLAVTLLSFLVPLMEGRALGWPVWTIALLALSPFAAAAFVHVERRLERLGGTPLLPPSVMRLPSVRRGLLVGVPFFCAFGSFMFVYAMTLQEGLHFGPLGAGAALTPMAVAYFTVSMLSSRLVTRYGQKVVAVGGAINAVGMVALLCTSLAQWPNLTILDLAPSMVAIGVGNALAMTTLFRIVLSHVPTDLAGVGSGVMTTTQQTSLALGIATLGSLYAALSAPGVLGVRDAFALVIGLIAVLAVVVAITARRLPDPRA, translated from the coding sequence ATGACCACGACCCAACTCGCGCCGAGCACCCCCGGCGCCCCGGCCACGCCGGGACTGACCCCCGCCGGCCTGGTCACCGTGCTGCTGGGGGCGGCACTCCCGATCATCGACTTCTTCATCGTCAACGTCGCCCTGCCCACGATCGACGCCGACCTCCACGCGTCCACGGCCACGCTGGAGCTGGTGGTCGCCGCCTACGGCATCGCGTACGCGGTGCTGCTGGTGGTCGGCGGCCGCCTCGGCGACTCGTTCGGCCGCCGCCGGCTGTTCTTCGCGGGCCTCTGGCTGTTCACGCTGACGTCCCTGGCCTGCGGAATCGCCCCGACGGCGACCACGCTGGTGATCGCCCGCGCCGCGCAGGGGGCGGCGTCGGCGTTGCTGCTGCCGCAGGTGCTCTCGATCATCCAGGCGACGACGTCCGGCGAAGAGCGGTCCCGTGCCCTCGGGCTGTTCGGGGCGACGGGCGGCCTCTCGACGGTCGTCGGCCAGCTCGCCGGCGGCGCCCTGGTGGCGGCGAACCTGTTCGGCACCGGCTGGCGTCCGATCTTCCTGGTGAACGTCCCGATCGGGCTGGTCGTGCTGCTGCTGGCGCGCCGCCTGCCGGAAAGCCGCGCGCACAACCCGCTGGGCGTCGACCGGCTCGGGACGACGTTGCTGGCCGTGACGCTCCTGTCGTTCCTGGTCCCGCTGATGGAAGGCCGCGCGCTGGGCTGGCCGGTGTGGACGATCGCGCTGCTGGCGCTGTCCCCGTTCGCCGCGGCCGCGTTCGTGCACGTCGAGCGACGTCTCGAGCGGCTCGGCGGGACGCCGTTGCTGCCGCCGTCGGTGATGCGGCTGCCGAGCGTCCGCCGTGGGCTGCTGGTGGGGGTCCCGTTCTTCTGCGCGTTCGGCTCGTTCATGTTCGTCTACGCGATGACGCTGCAGGAGGGCCTGCACTTCGGGCCGCTCGGCGCGGGCGCGGCGCTGACGCCGATGGCCGTCGCGTACTTCACGGTGTCGATGCTGAGCAGCCGCCTGGTGACGCGGTACGGCCAGAAGGTCGTCGCGGTCGGTGGCGCGATCAACGCGGTCGGCATGGTGGCGCTGCTCTGCACGTCGCTGGCGCAGTGGCCGAACCTGACGATCCTCGACCTGGCGCCGTCGATGGTGGCGATCGGCGTGGGCAACGCGCTCGCGATGACGACGTTGTTCCGGATCGTGTTGTCCCACGTCCCGACGGACCTGGCCGGCGTCGGCTCGGGCGTCATGACGACGACCCAGCAGACGTCGCTGGCGCTCGGCATCGCGACGCTCGGGAGCCTGTACGCGGCCCTGTCGGCGCCGGGCGTGCTGGGCGTCCGGGACGCGTTCGCGCTGGTCATCGGCCTGATCGCGGTGCTGGCGGTGGTCGTCGCGATCACCGCCAGGCGGCTGCCGGACCCGCGAGCGTGA
- a CDS encoding helix-turn-helix transcriptional regulator: MTAAVESELRRQELARFLRSRRERITPEQVGLPLLGRRRTPGLRREEVAQLAGVGVTWYTWLEQGRDINASEQVLLAIARTLRLDPHEHTHLFRLAGAPEPESGKDCQVLSPQLEMMLKKLEPYPVAVRNARCDLLGYNRGYSWLMGDVDAIPFEDRNTLVQCLLNPQWRERMLDWDTNIPRVIASFRAAMAEHVAEPAWKQLVKRLKAESPLFAELWPHHDVNSEPIRTKRYLHPDVGLLCFNFTYLYFGRRSEITVSTYTPADAETAAKLPLMAG, encoded by the coding sequence ATGACCGCCGCCGTCGAATCCGAACTCCGCCGCCAGGAGCTGGCGCGGTTCCTGCGCAGCCGGCGTGAGCGGATCACGCCCGAGCAGGTCGGCCTGCCGCTGCTGGGCCGCCGCCGGACGCCGGGGCTGCGCCGCGAAGAGGTCGCGCAGCTCGCCGGGGTCGGGGTCACCTGGTACACGTGGCTCGAACAGGGCCGCGACATCAACGCGTCCGAGCAGGTCCTGCTGGCGATCGCGCGCACCCTGCGCCTCGACCCGCACGAGCACACGCACCTGTTCCGGCTGGCCGGCGCGCCCGAGCCGGAGAGCGGGAAGGACTGCCAGGTCCTCTCGCCGCAGCTGGAAATGATGCTGAAGAAGCTCGAGCCGTACCCGGTCGCGGTGCGCAACGCCCGCTGCGACCTGCTGGGCTACAACCGCGGTTACAGCTGGCTGATGGGCGACGTCGACGCCATCCCGTTCGAGGACCGCAACACCCTCGTCCAGTGCCTGCTCAACCCGCAGTGGCGCGAGCGGATGCTCGACTGGGACACGAACATCCCGCGCGTCATCGCGTCGTTCCGCGCGGCGATGGCCGAGCACGTCGCCGAGCCGGCGTGGAAGCAGCTGGTCAAGCGGCTGAAGGCGGAGTCGCCGCTGTTCGCCGAGCTCTGGCCGCACCACGACGTCAACTCCGAGCCGATCCGCACCAAGCGCTACCTGCACCCGGACGTCGGCCTGCTGTGCTTCAACTTCACCTACCTCTACTTCGGCCGCCGCTCGGAGATCACCGTGTCGACCTACACCCCGGCCGACGCGGAGACGGCGGCGAAGCTGCCGCTCATGGCCGGCTGA
- a CDS encoding sensor histidine kinase, which yields MRRPPQSSLSPWVGRVVRTVVVTVFVLGATSGASRWQPGSPPMTPVAGAWLVATTLTLLLVHRFPLTLFLITTASAFGYYASGFPGGPVIVVPTIALFVLTRQRGPLVAGITGAGALAVLYLGHIVTSGSFVLAVGAGFLVVWLVAVIGIGTAVRYQFAAVAARREQADEHRHRLAEQERLRIAREVHDVVAHSLAMINVQAGVAAHVADRRPEQAKEALLNIKEASASALKDLRATLAVLRSGEDKAPAPSLAQAAELLAHARDAGLTVDVHGEVGELPAPVDAAGYRILQESLTNVVRHADQARHVDVRFGRPAGAFTLRVRDDGRGTVTPTPGHGLRGMAERAAALGGRFTAQPLGDGFEVFVELPIEGDA from the coding sequence ATGAGACGGCCGCCGCAGTCAAGCCTGTCCCCGTGGGTGGGGCGGGTGGTGCGCACGGTCGTCGTCACGGTCTTCGTGCTCGGCGCGACCAGCGGTGCGTCACGCTGGCAGCCCGGTTCGCCGCCGATGACGCCGGTCGCCGGCGCCTGGCTCGTCGCCACCACGCTGACGCTGCTGCTCGTCCACCGCTTCCCGCTGACGCTCTTCCTGATCACGACGGCGTCCGCGTTCGGCTACTACGCCTCGGGCTTTCCCGGCGGGCCGGTCATCGTCGTGCCGACCATCGCGTTGTTCGTGCTCACCCGGCAGCGCGGCCCGCTCGTCGCCGGGATCACCGGCGCCGGCGCGCTGGCCGTGCTCTACCTGGGCCACATCGTCACGTCAGGGTCGTTCGTGCTGGCCGTCGGCGCCGGTTTCCTCGTCGTCTGGCTGGTCGCGGTGATCGGGATCGGCACCGCCGTCCGGTACCAGTTCGCCGCCGTCGCGGCCCGGCGCGAGCAGGCCGACGAGCACCGGCACCGGCTCGCCGAGCAGGAGCGGCTGCGGATCGCGCGCGAGGTGCACGACGTCGTCGCGCACAGCCTCGCCATGATCAATGTCCAGGCCGGCGTCGCCGCGCACGTCGCCGACCGGCGGCCCGAGCAGGCGAAGGAGGCGTTGCTCAACATCAAGGAGGCCAGCGCGTCCGCCCTCAAGGACCTGCGTGCGACCCTCGCCGTCCTGCGGTCGGGGGAGGACAAGGCGCCCGCGCCGAGCCTCGCCCAGGCCGCCGAGCTGCTGGCCCACGCGCGTGACGCCGGGCTCACGGTCGACGTCCACGGCGAGGTCGGCGAGCTCCCGGCGCCGGTCGACGCGGCCGGGTACCGGATCCTGCAGGAGTCGCTGACCAACGTCGTCCGGCACGCCGACCAGGCGCGCCACGTCGACGTCCGGTTCGGCCGGCCGGCGGGCGCCTTCACGCTCCGGGTGCGCGACGACGGCCGCGGCACGGTGACACCGACGCCGGGCCACGGCCTGCGGGGCATGGCCGAACGCGCCGCGGCGCTCGGCGGGCGCTTCACGGCCCAGCCGCTCGGCGACGGTTTCGAAGTGTTCGTCGAGCTACCGATCGAGGGAGACGCATGA